A single Tumebacillus sp. BK434 DNA region contains:
- a CDS encoding DUF6687 family protein translates to MIPNFFIIGSKTERPSSNKTIFADGSADKTYRDGVDLELSHWIPNRTPERYRADTSTEICMKFVAGQSTDGWDLAINNHLDADGVLAVFVLVHAEFALRHRETIVRAAEMGDFWGYGERPAQILFQGLTLYMNQLREAKEDIRTIYERCFEKVIQLIEQPEQAVETKDGLAALQASLARVEAGEIKRVQVSERLVHYALPHALVAADLEKALRVPGFNEPLSDTVWLQPAVRCKFDPDAVHLVSAAAADGHYYDLWYPGYMWADTEQRWRAPGFGFAGSTNGYYYGHPALEAAVARLQEQEQAAGTWTLAKELSPFSTIPGRNYPVVLSFLNTASQPHPSSLTPQQVLAELLAAF, encoded by the coding sequence GTGATTCCAAACTTTTTTATCATTGGGAGCAAGACGGAGCGTCCGTCCAGCAACAAGACGATCTTTGCCGACGGATCGGCCGACAAGACGTACCGGGACGGGGTGGATCTGGAGCTGAGCCACTGGATTCCGAACCGCACACCAGAACGATACCGCGCCGATACGTCGACGGAGATCTGCATGAAGTTCGTCGCCGGCCAGTCGACCGACGGCTGGGACTTGGCGATCAACAACCATCTCGATGCGGACGGGGTGCTGGCCGTGTTTGTGCTGGTGCATGCGGAGTTTGCCCTGCGACACCGCGAGACGATCGTGCGGGCGGCGGAGATGGGCGACTTCTGGGGCTATGGGGAGCGTCCGGCGCAGATTTTGTTCCAAGGGCTGACCTTGTATATGAACCAGCTGCGCGAAGCGAAGGAAGACATCCGCACGATCTATGAGCGCTGCTTTGAAAAAGTGATTCAATTGATCGAGCAGCCGGAGCAGGCGGTCGAGACAAAGGATGGTCTGGCGGCGCTGCAGGCGTCCCTCGCGCGCGTCGAAGCGGGCGAGATCAAGCGGGTGCAGGTATCGGAGCGGCTGGTGCACTACGCGCTGCCCCACGCGCTCGTCGCCGCCGATCTGGAAAAAGCGCTCCGGGTGCCGGGCTTCAATGAGCCGCTCTCCGACACGGTCTGGCTGCAGCCGGCGGTGCGCTGCAAGTTCGACCCAGACGCCGTGCACCTCGTTTCGGCGGCAGCGGCAGACGGGCATTATTACGACCTGTGGTACCCGGGCTACATGTGGGCCGATACGGAGCAGAGATGGCGCGCGCCGGGCTTCGGATTCGCCGGCAGCACCAACGGCTATTATTATGGTCATCCGGCGCTGGAAGCGGCGGTGGCGCGGCTGCAGGAGCAGGAACAGGCGGCGGGCACGTGGACCTTGGCCAAGGAACTGTCCCCGTTCTCGACGATCCCAGGTCGCAACTACCCGGTCGTGCTGTCCTTCCTGAACACAGCGTCACAGCCGCATCCGTCGTCGCTCACACCGCAGCAGGTGCTCGCCGAGCTGCTGGCCGCGTTTTAA
- a CDS encoding MFS transporter, translated as MSKTSIFAPLQHRPYRMLFAGQLFSDLGTWLDMLALGILVAYTWNMGAAELAALTIVMGVPWVVIGPFAAVWADRLPRKGLMIFCDFLRMLIVLGFVVAPNLYVLLALVFLKELFSAMFDPARQGAIRTLVPEAVLLQASSLSQLSLNVTKVAAPVFGGVIIAASSPSFVFLLEAALFLGSMLFLMRLPHMPKAIGEEASEEKAGQQESAFWKQFREGLRFIGANRVLATAITLMAVRFFLIFLYDGLLVLWGKEVGMPEEYFGIFLGAVGLGTVLGTLVVGQWSFWSARPIRMMAVTGAVSGIAILTLALGSFHLIPSHPAMWVALFFAVGFIGAGSAVPYGFVLQKETPSNIIGRVTGAANSISNLSMFAAPALGAVVAEWIGTGGVFAIAGTGTILTGLVALLAVRHVEGKRNHADQVDGLPG; from the coding sequence ATGAGCAAAACTTCGATCTTCGCCCCGCTGCAGCATCGTCCGTATCGGATGCTGTTCGCGGGACAACTTTTTTCAGACCTCGGCACTTGGCTGGACATGTTGGCATTGGGCATTTTGGTGGCGTACACCTGGAACATGGGCGCTGCCGAATTGGCGGCGCTGACGATCGTGATGGGGGTGCCGTGGGTGGTGATCGGGCCGTTTGCCGCCGTGTGGGCAGACCGGCTGCCCCGCAAAGGGCTGATGATCTTCTGCGATTTCCTGCGGATGCTGATCGTGCTCGGCTTTGTGGTCGCGCCGAATCTCTATGTGCTGTTGGCACTGGTGTTCTTAAAAGAGCTGTTCTCCGCCATGTTTGATCCGGCGCGCCAAGGGGCGATCCGCACGCTGGTGCCGGAAGCGGTGCTCTTGCAGGCGAGCTCACTGTCGCAGCTGTCCCTGAACGTGACAAAAGTCGCCGCACCGGTATTTGGCGGCGTAATCATCGCCGCATCGTCACCGTCTTTTGTGTTCCTGCTGGAAGCGGCGCTGTTCCTCGGCTCAATGCTGTTCCTCATGCGCTTGCCGCATATGCCAAAAGCGATTGGCGAAGAAGCGTCGGAGGAGAAGGCAGGCCAGCAGGAGTCGGCATTCTGGAAACAGTTCCGGGAAGGGCTGCGCTTCATCGGTGCCAATCGCGTGCTGGCGACTGCGATCACGCTGATGGCGGTGCGCTTCTTCCTGATCTTCCTCTATGACGGACTGCTCGTCTTGTGGGGTAAAGAGGTTGGGATGCCGGAGGAGTATTTCGGAATCTTCCTTGGTGCGGTCGGCCTCGGCACGGTGCTCGGGACGCTGGTCGTCGGGCAGTGGAGCTTCTGGAGCGCCAGGCCGATCCGGATGATGGCGGTGACCGGAGCGGTCAGCGGGATCGCCATTCTCACGCTGGCGCTCGGCTCCTTCCATCTGATCCCCAGCCACCCGGCCATGTGGGTGGCGCTGTTCTTCGCCGTCGGCTTCATCGGAGCGGGTTCGGCCGTACCGTACGGATTCGTTTTGCAGAAAGAGACGCCGTCGAACATCATCGGGCGGGTGACCGGAGCGGCGAACTCGATCTCCAACCTGTCGATGTTCGCAGCGCCTGCATTAGGAGCGGTCGTCGCCGAGTGGATCGGCACGGGCGGTGTGTTTGCCATCGCCGGCACCGGCACGATCCTGACCGGACTCGTCGCGTTATTGGCGGTACGCCATGTGGAAGGGAAGCGGAATCATGCTGATCAAGTGGATGGTCTGCCAGGTTGA
- a CDS encoding YdbC family protein, which produces MLIKWMVCQVEPKQQAAFSQAQETWSQLRGAEGFCGQLGGWKTDAGLEAHIAGLWCDRAAYQSFMEDAHDRIIGGSGQSNTYTSICVTLEEVPDADVAGRLQAWQQRLQNVAAWTVVPGDEKWDTLLHLGSH; this is translated from the coding sequence ATGCTGATCAAGTGGATGGTCTGCCAGGTTGAGCCGAAGCAGCAGGCCGCATTTTCGCAAGCGCAGGAAACGTGGTCGCAGTTGCGCGGCGCAGAGGGTTTCTGCGGCCAGCTCGGCGGCTGGAAGACGGACGCGGGGCTGGAAGCGCACATCGCCGGACTTTGGTGCGATCGGGCGGCTTATCAGTCTTTTATGGAAGACGCGCATGACCGGATCATCGGCGGGAGCGGGCAAAGCAACACCTACACCTCGATCTGCGTGACGCTGGAAGAGGTGCCCGATGCGGACGTCGCGGGGCGCCTGCAGGCGTGGCAGCAGAGGCTGCAGAATGTCGCGGCCTGGACGGTTGTGCCCGGTGACGAGAAGTGGGATACCCTCCTGCATCTTGGCTCACACTAA
- a CDS encoding carboxymuconolactone decarboxylase family protein: protein MEEHEYRSYVIDSIREYKMGLGHFADRLPEVGHAYMEFTSACFQEGAVSEKNKHLIALGIAVNAQDEYCIMYHTHAALANGASEQEVLETIGVCGAFGGGAAMSQGVTLVQHVIDVYNDTQH from the coding sequence ATGGAAGAACATGAATACCGCTCCTACGTCATCGATTCGATTCGCGAATACAAAATGGGGCTGGGCCACTTCGCCGACAGATTGCCGGAAGTGGGACACGCCTATATGGAGTTCACCTCCGCCTGCTTTCAGGAAGGGGCTGTCTCCGAGAAGAACAAGCATCTGATCGCCCTCGGCATCGCGGTCAACGCGCAGGATGAATACTGCATCATGTACCACACGCACGCCGCGCTGGCCAACGGCGCCTCTGAGCAGGAGGTGCTGGAGACGATCGGCGTTTGCGGCGCATTTGGCGGAGGTGCGGCGATGTCGCAAGGTGTCACGCTGGTGCAGCATGTCATTGATGTGTACAATGATACACAGCATTAA
- a CDS encoding VOC family protein, translating into MSELYKRIDTVFLPVRDLEASVAWYAEHLGMKQRWKVNGYAALDIAGGETPLTLCAVAEGEDVRPSARCVFNLYAADIQAAYQKLKDGGVTLSEMFHDDVDWFEFRDPDGHVLGVCHFAE; encoded by the coding sequence ATGTCGGAGTTGTACAAACGCATCGATACCGTTTTTCTGCCGGTGCGCGATCTGGAGGCATCTGTCGCGTGGTATGCCGAGCATTTGGGGATGAAACAGCGCTGGAAGGTGAACGGGTATGCGGCGCTCGACATCGCCGGTGGTGAGACGCCGCTGACGCTGTGCGCCGTGGCGGAAGGGGAAGATGTGCGCCCGTCTGCGCGCTGCGTGTTCAACCTGTACGCGGCTGATATTCAAGCGGCGTATCAGAAGTTGAAAGACGGCGGCGTGACGTTGAGCGAGATGTTTCATGATGACGTGGATTGGTTTGAATTTCGCGACCCGGACGGCCATGTGTTGGGCGTTTGCCACTTTGCCGAATAG
- a CDS encoding MarR family transcriptional regulator: protein MPEQKIHADLVHEIELVLRQISKEVRRRGRELLSDFNITPPQFDALVYLHEFGDLTIGELSSKLHLAYSTTTDLVDRMERNQLVERVRDKSDRRVVRLHMMEKGTDLIERVLAKRREHLGNALQFVKAEDLQPLVASLKEIYNHISD, encoded by the coding sequence ATGCCAGAGCAAAAGATCCATGCAGATCTCGTTCATGAGATCGAGCTTGTCCTGCGCCAGATTTCCAAAGAAGTTCGACGCAGAGGACGAGAGTTATTGTCCGATTTTAACATCACGCCGCCGCAGTTTGATGCGCTGGTCTACCTGCATGAATTCGGCGACTTGACGATCGGCGAACTCAGTTCCAAGCTTCATTTGGCTTACAGCACCACGACCGACCTTGTGGACCGGATGGAACGCAACCAACTGGTGGAACGGGTGCGCGACAAGAGTGACCGTCGCGTCGTTCGCTTGCATATGATGGAGAAAGGCACCGACCTGATCGAGCGCGTGCTGGCCAAGCGCCGTGAGCATTTGGGCAACGCGCTGCAATTTGTGAAAGCGGAAGACCTGCAGCCGCTCGTGGCTTCGTTAAAAGAAATCTATAATCATATCAGCGATTGA
- the racE gene encoding glutamate racemase encodes MTSKQPIGLLDSGFGGLTVASEVLRQLPQENIVYVGDNLRCPYGSRAPEEVKRYLFQIMDFLAEQDVKMIIIACNTATAAGLEAARTRYNIPVLGVIAPGSRAAISATQTERVGVIGTDVTIKSDSYRREIHRLNPRLYVVNQSCPPFVDLVEEDRTDAPEARELVASYLAPLQQEGIDTLILGCTHYPLLAPLIGEVMGESVKLISSAEETAREASTILQLKHLLSDDNPTPQHRFFTTGDAAYFQRVGSRWLKREIEVSGIVLGP; translated from the coding sequence GTGACCTCAAAACAACCGATCGGCTTGCTCGATTCCGGATTTGGCGGACTGACGGTGGCTTCGGAAGTCCTGCGGCAACTGCCGCAGGAGAACATCGTCTACGTCGGAGATAACCTGCGCTGTCCGTACGGCTCCCGTGCGCCGGAAGAAGTGAAGCGCTACCTGTTTCAAATCATGGACTTTCTCGCCGAGCAGGACGTAAAGATGATCATCATCGCCTGCAACACGGCGACGGCAGCCGGGCTGGAGGCAGCCCGCACCCGCTACAACATCCCCGTGCTCGGCGTGATCGCGCCGGGCAGCCGGGCGGCGATCTCAGCGACGCAGACGGAGCGCGTTGGTGTCATCGGCACCGATGTGACGATCAAAAGCGATTCTTACCGCCGCGAGATCCACCGGCTCAACCCGCGTCTGTATGTGGTCAACCAGTCCTGTCCGCCGTTTGTTGATCTGGTCGAAGAGGACCGCACCGACGCGCCGGAAGCGCGCGAGCTGGTGGCGAGCTATCTGGCTCCGCTGCAGCAGGAAGGGATCGACACGCTGATCCTCGGCTGCACCCACTATCCGCTGCTTGCGCCGCTGATCGGCGAAGTGATGGGGGAATCGGTGAAACTGATCTCGTCTGCCGAAGAGACGGCGCGGGAAGCGAGCACGATCCTGCAGCTCAAGCATTTGCTAAGCGATGACAATCCGACGCCGCAGCATCGCTTTTTCACCACCGGCGACGCCGCCTATTTTCAGCGCGTCGGCTCGCGCTGGCTGAAGCGGGAAATCGAAGTGTCGGGGATCGTCTTAGGCCCCTGA
- a CDS encoding GerMN domain-containing protein translates to MRKRKLALVGVLAVTIAAATGCSATPEKTSAPGASQGAGQVAEKVMPTTVYVADQNGFVVPLNIKMEQTNQVAHATMQHMIAGGSGDAALVGTGFRNLLPEGTKIRGISINEGVANVDFTKEVNELKSGADEQAMVDAVVWSLTGLENINKVQFMIEGHVVNTMKNGTPVGDPISRANGINLQMTSNLSPSNATALTLYFAGKSNDSNFSYLVPVTRMVPKAADQNMIELTLAELAKGPNSDALEPVVSPELKLNKSAVAEKTATLDFASQLAADGGSTQKIVNSIALSVAANADVDKVKFTVGEKAPKAGVGLDLTQPVMIPKTINEQKL, encoded by the coding sequence ATGCGCAAACGTAAACTGGCGTTAGTCGGTGTCCTCGCGGTGACGATCGCTGCGGCAACGGGTTGTTCGGCAACTCCGGAGAAAACTTCGGCTCCGGGCGCTTCACAAGGAGCAGGTCAAGTCGCGGAAAAGGTGATGCCGACGACGGTGTATGTCGCCGATCAGAACGGCTTCGTCGTGCCGCTGAACATCAAGATGGAACAGACCAACCAAGTGGCACACGCCACGATGCAACATATGATCGCCGGCGGCAGCGGCGATGCGGCGCTCGTCGGCACCGGCTTTCGCAACTTGCTGCCCGAAGGCACGAAGATCCGCGGCATCTCGATCAACGAAGGCGTGGCAAACGTCGATTTTACCAAAGAGGTCAATGAGCTGAAATCGGGTGCCGACGAGCAGGCGATGGTCGACGCGGTGGTCTGGAGCCTGACCGGGCTGGAGAATATCAACAAAGTCCAGTTCATGATCGAGGGTCATGTTGTGAACACAATGAAAAACGGCACGCCGGTCGGCGACCCGATCTCGCGTGCGAACGGCATCAACCTGCAGATGACGTCCAATCTCTCGCCGTCGAACGCCACGGCGCTGACCTTGTACTTTGCCGGCAAGAGCAATGACTCCAACTTCTCCTACCTCGTGCCGGTCACCCGGATGGTGCCGAAAGCGGCCGATCAGAACATGATCGAACTGACGCTCGCAGAGCTTGCCAAGGGGCCGAACAGCGACGCGCTGGAGCCGGTCGTCTCGCCGGAGCTCAAGCTGAACAAGTCGGCGGTGGCGGAGAAGACGGCGACGCTCGACTTCGCCTCGCAGTTGGCGGCAGACGGCGGCAGCACGCAGAAAATCGTCAACTCGATCGCGCTGTCGGTGGCCGCGAACGCCGACGTGGACAAAGTCAAATTCACCGTGGGCGAAAAAGCGCCGAAAGCA